The Vitis riparia cultivar Riparia Gloire de Montpellier isolate 1030 chromosome 3, EGFV_Vit.rip_1.0, whole genome shotgun sequence genome includes a region encoding these proteins:
- the LOC117911458 gene encoding phenylcoumaran benzylic ether reductase Pyrc5-like isoform X1, which yields MSDKSKILVIGGTGYIGKFIVAASARLGHPTFALIRESTVSHPSKSGIIESFKSSGVSLVYGDLYDHESLVKAIKQVDVVISTVGRAQLSDQVKIIAAIKEAGNVKRFFPSEFGNDVDRVHAVGPAKRAFEIKAQIRRTIEAEGIPYTYVSSNFFAAFFLPTLSQPGATAPPRDKVIILGDGNPKAVFNKEDDIGTYTIKAADDPRALNKILYIRPPQNTYSFNEIVSLWEKKIGKTLEKIYVPEEQVLKNIQEASFPLNVILSISHSVFIKGDHTNFEIEPSFGVEASELYPDVKYTTVDEYLDQFV from the exons ATGTCCGACAAGAGCAAGATTCTCGTAATCGGAGGCACCGGCTACATCGGAAAATTCATCGTAGCTGCTAGCGCCAGGTTAGGTCACCCTACCTTCGCTCTCATCAGAGAATCCACTGTTTCTCATCCTTCAAAGTCGGGAATCATCGAGAGTTTCAAGAGCTCCGGCGTTAGTTTGGTCTAT GGAGATCTATATGATCACGAGAGTTTGGTGAAGGCGATTAAGCAGGTGGATGTGGTCATCTCGACCGTTGGTCGCGCACAGTTGTCGGATCAAGTCAAGATCATTGCTGccatcaaagaagctggaaaTGTCAAG AGATTCTTCCCATCAGAGTTTGGAAATGATGTGGACCGTGTCCATGCGGTTGGGCCAGCAAAAAGAGCATTTGAGATAAAGGCTCAAATCCGCCGAACTATTGAGGCTGAAGGAATTCCCTACACCTATGTGTCCTCCAACTTCTTTGCTGCCTTTTTCCTTCCTACATTATCACAGCCTGGAGCCACCGCTCCCCCAAGGGATAAAGTTATTATTTTGGGAGATGGGAATCCAAAAG CTGTTTTTAACAAGGAGGATGACATTGGCACCTATACTATTAAAGCTGCGGATGATCCTAGAGCCTTGAACAAAATCCTTTACATTAGGCCTCCTCAGAACACCTACTCATTCAACGAAATTGTCTCCTTATGGGAAAAGAAGATTGGAAAAACCCTTGAGAAGATATATGTTCCAGAGGAGCAAGTTCTGAAGAACATCCAAG AAGCCTCTTTTCCACTCAATGTGATATTATCTATCAGTCACTCTGTTTTCATTAAGGGAGACCACACCAACTTTGAGATCGAGCCATCATTTGGAGTGGAGGCTTCAGAGCTATATCCCGATGTCAAATACACAACTGTGGATGAGTACCTTGACCAGTTTGTGTGA
- the LOC117911458 gene encoding phenylcoumaran benzylic ether reductase Pyrc5-like isoform X2 → MSDKSKILVIGGTGYIGKFIVAASARLGHPTFALIRESTVSHPSKSGIIESFKSSGVSLVYGDLYDHESLVKAIKQVDVVISTVGRAQLSDQVKIIAAIKEAGNVKRFFPSEFGNDVDRVHAVGPAKRAFEIKAQIRRTIEAEGIPYTYVSSNFFAAFFLPTLSQPGATAPPRDKVIILGDGNPKAVFNKEDDIGTYTIKAADDPRALNKILYIRPPQNTYSFNEIVSLWEKKIGKTLEKIYVPEEQVLKNIQASFPLNVILSISHSVFIKGDHTNFEIEPSFGVEASELYPDVKYTTVDEYLDQFV, encoded by the exons ATGTCCGACAAGAGCAAGATTCTCGTAATCGGAGGCACCGGCTACATCGGAAAATTCATCGTAGCTGCTAGCGCCAGGTTAGGTCACCCTACCTTCGCTCTCATCAGAGAATCCACTGTTTCTCATCCTTCAAAGTCGGGAATCATCGAGAGTTTCAAGAGCTCCGGCGTTAGTTTGGTCTAT GGAGATCTATATGATCACGAGAGTTTGGTGAAGGCGATTAAGCAGGTGGATGTGGTCATCTCGACCGTTGGTCGCGCACAGTTGTCGGATCAAGTCAAGATCATTGCTGccatcaaagaagctggaaaTGTCAAG AGATTCTTCCCATCAGAGTTTGGAAATGATGTGGACCGTGTCCATGCGGTTGGGCCAGCAAAAAGAGCATTTGAGATAAAGGCTCAAATCCGCCGAACTATTGAGGCTGAAGGAATTCCCTACACCTATGTGTCCTCCAACTTCTTTGCTGCCTTTTTCCTTCCTACATTATCACAGCCTGGAGCCACCGCTCCCCCAAGGGATAAAGTTATTATTTTGGGAGATGGGAATCCAAAAG CTGTTTTTAACAAGGAGGATGACATTGGCACCTATACTATTAAAGCTGCGGATGATCCTAGAGCCTTGAACAAAATCCTTTACATTAGGCCTCCTCAGAACACCTACTCATTCAACGAAATTGTCTCCTTATGGGAAAAGAAGATTGGAAAAACCCTTGAGAAGATATATGTTCCAGAGGAGCAAGTTCTGAAGAACATCCAAG CCTCTTTTCCACTCAATGTGATATTATCTATCAGTCACTCTGTTTTCATTAAGGGAGACCACACCAACTTTGAGATCGAGCCATCATTTGGAGTGGAGGCTTCAGAGCTATATCCCGATGTCAAATACACAACTGTGGATGAGTACCTTGACCAGTTTGTGTGA
- the LOC117910623 gene encoding probable pinoresinol-lariciresinol reductase 3 isoform X1, whose protein sequence is MGKSRVLIIGATGNLGHQLAKASLQSSHPTFALVRDSAFSHPHKRQILQTLSDAGATLLEGSIEDESSLVEAMKQVDVVICAVSSKQVLDQKPVIKAIKRAGCIKKFIPSEFGLDPEKTQMSDLDHGFYSRKAEIRHLIEAEGIPYTCISCNFFMNYLLPSLVQLGAKTPPMDKVTIFGNGNVKGVFVKQSDIAAFTISAVDDPRTLNKVVYLRPPGNVYSMNELVELWESKIGKKLEKVYVTEEELLKKIKETPFPDNMDMVFIYSAFVKGDQTYFDIEASGGVDGTQLYPHQKYTTISEYLDTLLEEK, encoded by the exons ATGGGAAAGAGCAGAGTACTGATAATCGGAGCAACCGGAAATCTAGGGCACCAACTCGCCAAAGCCAGCCTCCAATCTTCACATCCAACCTTCGCTCTCGTCAGAGACTCTGCTTTCTCTCATCCTCACAAGCGCCAAATCCTCCAAACCCTCTCCGACGCCGGAGCCACTCTTCTTGAG GGTTCGATTGAAGATGAATCGAGCCTCGTTGAAGCGATGAAGCAAGTGGATGTAGTGATTTGCGCTGTTTCCTCCAAGCAGGTTCTGGATCAGAAGCCTGTTATTAAAGCTATCAAACGAGCTGGTTGCATCAAG AAGTTCATTCCCTCAGAATTTGGACTCGATCCAGAAAAAACTCAAATGTCTGATTTGGACCATGGGTTTTATTCAAGGAAAGCTGAAATTCGGCATCTTATAGAAGCTGAAGGCATACCCTATACCTGCATCTCATGCAATTTCTTCATGAACTATTTACTTCCATCACTAGTTCAATTGGGTGCAAAGACCCCTCCCATGGATAAGGTCACCATTTTTGGGAATGGAAATGTTAAAG GTGTCTTTGTGAAGCAAAGTGACATTGCTGCCTTCACCATTAGTGCAGTGGATGATCCGCGAACTCTGAATAAGGTGGTGTATCTGAGGCCACCAGGAAATGTTTACTCCATGAACGAGCTGGTTGAGCTTTGGGAAAGTAAGATTGGAAAAAAGCTTGAGAAGGTTTATGTAACAGAAGAGGAGcttcttaagaaaattaaag AGACTCCATTTCCAGACAACATGGATATGGTATTTATATATTCGGCTTTCGTGAAGGGAGACCAGACATATTTTGATATTGAGGCATCCGGTGGAGTTGATGGGACACAACTGTATCCACACCAGAAATATACTACAATCAGCGAATATTTAGACACCCTCCTGGAAGAAAAGTAA
- the LOC117910623 gene encoding probable pinoresinol-lariciresinol reductase 3 isoform X2, with amino-acid sequence MGKSRVLIIGATGNLGHQLAKASLQSSHPTFALVRDSAFSHPHKRQILQTLSDAGATLLEGSIEDESSLVEAMKQVDVVICAVSSKQVLDQKPVIKAIKRAGCIKVIFLCFLVILETLAEILGVFVKQSDIAAFTISAVDDPRTLNKVVYLRPPGNVYSMNELVELWESKIGKKLEKVYVTEEELLKKIKETPFPDNMDMVFIYSAFVKGDQTYFDIEASGGVDGTQLYPHQKYTTISEYLDTLLEEK; translated from the exons ATGGGAAAGAGCAGAGTACTGATAATCGGAGCAACCGGAAATCTAGGGCACCAACTCGCCAAAGCCAGCCTCCAATCTTCACATCCAACCTTCGCTCTCGTCAGAGACTCTGCTTTCTCTCATCCTCACAAGCGCCAAATCCTCCAAACCCTCTCCGACGCCGGAGCCACTCTTCTTGAG GGTTCGATTGAAGATGAATCGAGCCTCGTTGAAGCGATGAAGCAAGTGGATGTAGTGATTTGCGCTGTTTCCTCCAAGCAGGTTCTGGATCAGAAGCCTGTTATTAAAGCTATCAAACGAGCTGGTTGCATCAAGGTCATTTTTCTCTGCTTTTTGGTGATTCTGGAGACTCTGGCAGAGATTTTAG GTGTCTTTGTGAAGCAAAGTGACATTGCTGCCTTCACCATTAGTGCAGTGGATGATCCGCGAACTCTGAATAAGGTGGTGTATCTGAGGCCACCAGGAAATGTTTACTCCATGAACGAGCTGGTTGAGCTTTGGGAAAGTAAGATTGGAAAAAAGCTTGAGAAGGTTTATGTAACAGAAGAGGAGcttcttaagaaaattaaag AGACTCCATTTCCAGACAACATGGATATGGTATTTATATATTCGGCTTTCGTGAAGGGAGACCAGACATATTTTGATATTGAGGCATCCGGTGGAGTTGATGGGACACAACTGTATCCACACCAGAAATATACTACAATCAGCGAATATTTAGACACCCTCCTGGAAGAAAAGTAA
- the LOC117910839 gene encoding syntaxin-112-like, with amino-acid sequence MNDLMTKSFLSYVELKKQAMKDLESEPDIEMGKLDPTDEHNLTNFFEEVGAIKTDMEEIVNLLLDLQDLNEESKSTHSAKVLRGLRDRINSDMVTILRKAKNIKARLGSLDQSNIDNRSISAAYKEGSPIDRTRMSVTNGLRIKLRDMMNDFQSLRDQIVKDHKECLKRRYFNATGEEPSEEVVEKMILGGGQVNVFDGKADLVMENQERHEALKEIQRSLTELHQVFLDMAVLVERQGEEVNDIEQNVAQAGDYISEGTKKLDSAKQLKKRSMKWTYCLGALIFVLILICLILTFLKN; translated from the coding sequence ATGAATGATCTTATGACAAAATCGTTCCTCAGTTATGTTGAATTGAAGAAACAGGCCATGAAAGATCTCGAATCTGAGCCAGACATCGAGATGGGAAAACTCGACCCAACAGATGAACACAACCTTACTAACTTCTTCGAAGAAGTGGGTGCAATCAAGACAGATATGGAAGAGATCGTCAATCTCCTTCTAGACCTACAAGACCTAAATGAAGAGTCAAAATCTACGCACAGTGCTAAAGTTCTTCGAGGGCTCAGAGACCGAATAAACTCAGACATGGTAACTATTCTTCGAAAGGCGAAAAATATCAAAGCAAGATTGGGATCACTTGATCAATCCAATATCGATAATCGCAGTATATCAGCTGCTTACAAGGAAGGAAGCCCAATTGATAGAACCAGAATGTCAGTGACAAATGGGTTGAGAATTAAGCTAAGAGACATGATGAATGATTTTCAGTCCTTGAGAGACCAGATTGTGAAAGACCACAAAGAATGTCTCAAGAGGAGGTACTTCAATGCCACTGGAGAGGAACCCAGTGAGGAAGTCGTAGAGAAGATGATTTTGGGAGGTGGGCAAGTGAATGTTTTTGATGGGAAGGCAGATTTGGTAATGGAGAATCAGGAGAGGCATGAGGCTCTGAAGGAGATACAGAGAAGCTTGACAGAGCTCCATCAAGTTTTTCTGGACATGGCTGTTTTGGTTGAGAGACAAGGGGAAGAGGTCAATGATATCGAGCAGAATGTGGCTCAGGCTGGAGATTACATCAGTGAGGGGACAAAGAAGCTTGATTCTGCTAAGCAGTTAAAGAAAAGGTCGATGAAATGGACTTATTGTCTTGGAGCTCTCATCTTTGTCTTGATATTGATATGCCTGATTTTGACTTTCTTGAAGAATTGA
- the LOC117910836 gene encoding polyphenol oxidase I, chloroplastic-like, with protein sequence MEVGCGLLNREARRWGFGVTLTLMLCLSVRVYIHGVSEDQYAFMGDLKNMILGISVGEISPQHHDVDAKKHAKNVVSPNLTTCHESVPLPGLSVYCCPPKPESEEPFIDFQFPDPSSPLRLRRAAHLVDDDYIAKYRNAVSIMKSLPYDDPRSFLRQANLHCIYCTGAYKQKNSDIPLHVHRSWLFFPWHRMMLYFHERILGSLIGDDSFALPFWNWDNPDGMVIPEMYVTGSLVDTDRENSHLPPQVVDLNYNLQEKGLGPEEQIKINMALMYTQMVSGAKTTELFMGCPYKGGEGGFCEGPGTIELAPHNTLHDWTGTGLNPGREDMGSFYSAGRDPIFYGHHGNVDRLWEVWRRLQGEYYNSEITDTEWLDSYFFFHDEKSQLVRIKFQDVVNITRLRYAYEEVELPWLNARPPPSVPPKIARDILKMRDLDHENNQELPSSPFLSAHFGPHGRTLDTTIRVKVHRPKKHRSKKQKDFKEEEVMVVYGIEVKEDSYVKFDVYVNAVDETLMVGPEFREFAGTFVNIPIGVWPVMRRKSNLKLGISELLQDLEADEDESIWVTLIPRAEDCMNVTIDGIRIEYIE encoded by the exons ATGGAAGTAGGATGTGGTCTCTTAAACAGGGAAGCAAGAAGATGGGGTTTTGGTGTCACCTTAACCCTCATGTTGTGTTTGTCTGTGAGGGTTTACATCCATGGTGTTTCTGAAGACCAGTATGCATTTATGGG GGATCTCAAGAACATGATTCTGGGCATATCAGTCGGAGAAATTTCCCCACAACACCATGATGTTGATGCAAAGAAACATGCAAAGAATGTTGTTTCTCCTAACTTAACAACGTGCCATGAATCTGTTCCTCTGCCTGGTCTCTCCGTGTACTGCTGCCCTCCAAAACCCGAATCAGAAGAGCCCTTCATCGATTTCCAGTTCCCCGATCCCTCCTCGCCTTTACGCCTGCGCCGGGCGGCCCATCTCGTTGATGATGACTACATAGCCAAGTACAGAAACGCCGTATCAATAATGAAATCCCTTCCTTATGATGATCCAAGGAGCTTCCTTCGCCAAGCGAACCTCCATTGTATTTACTGCACCGGCGCCTATAAGCAGAAAAACTCAGATATTCCTCTTCATGTCCACAGATCATGGCTGTTCTTTCCCTGGCACAGAATGATGCTCTACTTCCATGAGCGAATCCTCGGGAGTCTGATCGGAGATGACAGTTTTGCTTTGCCGTTTTGGAACTGGGACAACCCTGATGGCATGGTGATCCCTGAAATGTACGTGACTGGTTCATTAGTTGATACTGATCGGGAGAATTCTCATCTTCCACCCCAAGTTGTGGACTTGAACTACAATTTACAGGAGAAAGGATTGGGACCTGAGGAGCAGATAAAGATCAACATGGCGCTGATGTATACCCAAATGGTATCAGGTGCGAAGACGACTGAACTCTTCATGGGTTGTCCTTATAAGGGAGGTGAGGGAGGCTTCTGTGAAGGACCCGGCACCATAGAGCTTGCACCTCATAATACATTACACGATTGGACCGGTACCGGTTTGAATCCTGGAAGGGAGGACATGGGCTCATTCTACTCTGCTGGAAGGGACCCCATCTTCTATGGACACCATGGGAATGTAGACCGTCTTTGGGAAGTTTGGAGGAGGCTCCAAGGGGAGTACTACAATTCAGAGATCACTGACACTGAATGGCTAGATTCTTACTTTTTCTTCCATGATGAGAAAAGCCAGCTTGTGAGGATCAAATTCCAGGATGTTGTCAACATAACAAGGCTCAGGTATGCTTATGAGGAGGTCGAGCTGCCATGGCTCAACGCCCGTCCTCCGCCTTCAGTCCCTCCCAAGATTGCCCGTGACATACTAAAAATGAGAGACCTTGATCATGAGAACAACCAGGAACTTCCAAGCAGCCCCTTCTTATCAGCACACTTTGGACCCCATGGTCGAACTCTGGACACCACCATAAGGGTAAAGGTCCATAGGCCAAAGAAGCATAGGAGCAAGAAACAGAAAGATTTCAAAGAAGAAGAGGTCATGGTTGTGTATGGAATTGAGGTCAAGGAGGACAGTTATGTTAAGTTTGATGTGTATGTGAATGCAGTTGATGAGACATTAATGGTTGGTCCAGAGTTCAGAGAGTTTGCAGGGACCTTTGTTAACATTCCTATTGGTGTTTGGCCAGTAATGAGGAGGAAGAGTAATCTTAAATTGGGGATCTCAGAATTATTACAAGACTTGGAGGCAGATGAAGATGAGAGCATCTGGGTAACCTTGATACCAAGAGCTGAAGACTGTATGAATGTAACCATTGATGGGATTAGGATTGAATACATTGAATAA
- the LOC117911853 gene encoding putative pectinesterase 11 — translation MASSATSSNDMSTAILIRVDQSGNGDYGKIQDAIDAVPSNNSQLYFILVKPGTYREKIVVPADKPFITLSGTQASTTIITWGDGGEIFESPTLSILASDFVGRYLTIQNTFGTSGKAVAVRLSGDRAAFYNCRILSYQDTLLDDAGRHYYRNCYIEGATDFICGSAASLFEKCHLHSLSEGNGAITAQQRGSTSENTGFTFLGCKITGIGTPYLGRPWGPYSRVVFALSFMSSVVQPQGWDDWGDSNKQSTVYYGEYKCYGPGANRTERVEWSRSLSSDEAVPFLTKEMIGGQGWLRPAPTHFMRGSSVITMNTDGKN, via the exons ATGGCTTCCTCCGCCACAAGCTCGAATGACATGTCTACAGCCATTCTCATAAGGGTTGACCAGTCCGGAAATGGAGATTATGGCAAGATTCAAGATGCCATTGATGCTGTTCCATCTAATAACTCACAGCTTTATTTCATCTTGGTCAAGCCAGGAACATACAG AGAAAAGATTGTTGTGCCTGCTGACAAGCCCTTCATAACATTGAGTGGCACACAGGCCTCTACTACCATAATAACATGGGGTGATGGAGGGGAGATATTTGAATCTCCAACACTCTCCATATTGGCTTCTGATTTTGTTGGAAGATATCTCACAATTCAG AATACATTTGGGACAAGCGGCAAAGCTGTTGCAGTAAGGCTATCGGGCGACAGAGCTGCATTCTACAACTGCAGGATCCTGTCTTATCAGGACACTCTCCTGGATGATGCTGGAAGACATTACTACAGAAACTGCTACATTGAAGGAGCCACTGATTTCATCTGTGGAAGTGCTGCTTCTCTCTTTGAA AAGTGTCACCTGCATTCACTCTCTGAAGGAAATGGAGCCATCACTGCCCAACAAAGAGGATCTACTTCAGAGAACACTGGCTTTACCTTCTTGGGCTGCAAGATCACAGGCATTGGAACTCCTTACCTTGGAAGGCCATGGGGTCCTTACTCTAGGGTGGTGTTTGCTCTATCCTTCATGTCCAGTGTGGTACAGCCACAGGGATGGGATGACTGGGGAGACTCCAACAAGCAAAG CACAGTATACTATGGCGAATACAAGTGTTATGGTCCTGGTGCCAATAGAACGGAAAGAGTTGAATGGTCGCGGAGCCTATCAAGCGATGAAGCCGTACCCTTCCTGACGAAGGAGATGATAGGAGGGCAGGGCTGGCTTAGACCTGCACCAACCCACTTCATGAGAGGCTCTAGTGTTATCACCATGAATACTGATGGAAAAAACTAG